A genomic window from Fibrobacterota bacterium includes:
- a CDS encoding 5-bromo-4-chloroindolyl phosphate hydrolysis family protein, with translation MRHALAGFVGGMAFCALFLWLDLHLAIALTGTAVGCGAAWLATAPKPVHVDFDGMRPEVAEALENGRRQVVQILELAGRIPNESVRAEALAIGEIGRGILGDLGKDQEDLPKARRFLDYYLESTRKVLERYVDLSERNLATREAREGLEKVGNLLGEVRKGFEAHRAGLAAEELLDLDVEMQLLRSTMKTDGGFV, from the coding sequence ATGAGGCATGCCCTGGCCGGATTCGTCGGGGGAATGGCGTTCTGCGCCTTGTTCCTCTGGCTGGATCTCCATCTGGCCATCGCGTTGACAGGAACTGCGGTCGGTTGCGGAGCGGCCTGGCTGGCCACCGCTCCCAAGCCGGTCCACGTGGATTTTGATGGAATGCGCCCGGAAGTTGCGGAAGCCTTGGAAAACGGCCGACGGCAGGTCGTCCAGATCCTGGAACTGGCCGGTCGGATCCCCAACGAATCCGTGCGCGCCGAGGCCTTGGCGATCGGCGAGATCGGACGCGGGATCCTCGGGGATCTGGGGAAGGATCAGGAGGATCTCCCCAAGGCTCGCCGGTTCTTGGACTATTATCTGGAATCCACGCGCAAGGTTCTCGAGCGCTACGTGGATCTTTCCGAGCGCAATCTCGCCACGCGTGAGGCTCGCGAAGGACTGGAGAAGGTGGGGAATCTGCTTGGCGAGGTGCGCAAGGGATTCGAGGCGCACCGAGCCGGTTTGGCGGCGGAAGAATTGTTGGATCTGGATGTCGAAATGCAATTGTTGCGCAGTACCATGAAAACGGACGGAGGTTTCGTGTGA
- a CDS encoding substrate-binding domain-containing protein — translation MKSRIVGVLLLVAMIAGAVWYKFARGNTGSLASGPVRTIQGIVGGEKTSFLEDTLVKEILVQRYGIVIQYTKAGSIEMARGPIQGVDFLWPSSQTALEIFRERNATAILRSEVIFNSPLVLYSWDSIATALEKQGILRGKEGVWFVKDFPKLADQVVAGKKWKDVGVSGLFGKVNIVTTDPVLSNSGYMFAGLVANVLHGDVMEDAEVDTVLPRVRRLFRSLGYMERSSSDLFQQYMNTGIGAKPLVAGYESQMLEFAALNAQAWVGLRKRVRIFYPEPTVWSAHPLVALSPTGKQLVTAMLDPEIQKIAWERHGFRSGVAGIVNDPAAIPVDGLPSQIQQVVPMPSARTMDRILSAISAP, via the coding sequence GTGAAATCGAGAATCGTGGGAGTCTTGCTTCTGGTGGCGATGATCGCCGGAGCGGTGTGGTACAAGTTCGCCCGTGGCAATACGGGATCGCTGGCGAGCGGCCCTGTGCGCACCATCCAGGGGATCGTGGGTGGCGAAAAGACGAGTTTCCTGGAAGACACGTTGGTCAAGGAGATCCTGGTCCAGCGGTACGGAATCGTCATCCAGTACACCAAGGCCGGATCCATCGAGATGGCCAGAGGGCCGATCCAGGGGGTCGATTTCCTCTGGCCTTCCAGCCAGACTGCTCTGGAGATCTTCCGTGAACGCAACGCGACGGCCATCCTCCGGTCGGAAGTGATCTTCAATTCGCCGCTGGTCCTGTACAGTTGGGATTCCATCGCCACGGCGCTGGAAAAGCAGGGGATTCTGCGCGGCAAGGAAGGCGTGTGGTTCGTGAAGGATTTCCCCAAGCTCGCCGATCAGGTCGTGGCCGGCAAGAAGTGGAAGGACGTCGGGGTTTCCGGCCTGTTCGGGAAGGTGAACATCGTCACGACAGATCCTGTCTTGTCCAATTCCGGCTACATGTTCGCGGGCCTGGTCGCCAACGTGCTCCACGGGGATGTGATGGAGGATGCGGAGGTGGATACCGTCCTGCCTCGCGTGCGGCGCCTCTTCCGCTCCCTGGGCTACATGGAACGCTCTTCGAGCGATCTCTTCCAGCAGTACATGAACACGGGGATCGGCGCCAAACCCCTGGTGGCCGGCTATGAAAGCCAAATGCTCGAGTTCGCCGCCCTGAACGCCCAGGCCTGGGTGGGCTTGCGCAAAAGGGTCCGGATCTTCTATCCCGAACCCACCGTCTGGTCGGCCCACCCGCTGGTCGCGCTCTCGCCGACCGGCAAGCAGCTCGTGACCGCGATGCTCGATCCCGAGATCCAGAAGATCGCTTGGGAGCGGCATGGATTCCGCTCCGGCGTCGCGGGGATCGTCAACGATCCCGCGGCCATTCCAGTCGACGGCCTGCCTTCGCAGATCCAGCAAGTCGTGCCCATGCCGTCCGCACGGACGATGGATCGAATCCTCTCCGCCATTTCCGCACCCTGA